The window CACTAGTTCTCTGTAAAGGATAATTCAGGATATAAACAATGAATAAGTTCACTAAAACTTAGGACAGGTTAATGAAATTTGCCCTAAAATCTATGTTAAAATGATAGTACTATACTCATTATTTTCTTTGTGTTCATTAATATGTCATGCTAAGTTTCATGATTCATACTAGGTGGTTGGAGCTTTCTGGTACTTGTTCTCAATAGAAGCAGAGGTTAGGTGTTGGCACAAGGTGGTGAAATTTCATAATTACTCCAGTTATGTATACCTTAGCTGTGGTGGAATGGCCAACAATAATCCACAAGTTCAATTACTTTTGAGCAAGGATAATTATTGCCAGCTTGAGAACCCTGATGACATAAAAGATCAAAATGTTTTCAATTTTGGAATATATACTCAGGCTCTAATGGCTCATATTGTAGGATCAAGTACAGATTTTCCTCAGAAGTTCTTCTTCTGTTTTTGGTGGGGTTTTCGCAACTTAAGGTCGGTAAAAGAAATGTTTCTGTAATTCATTTTGTGTGTACTTATTTAAGACTCATTATTATCTTATCATCTTAGGATAAAATGAGAGTCGCATTCTATCCTACGGTGGTAAGTCATAAATAAGTACACAGAAATGTTAGTTATTGTATCTATATACTTATCAAATAATCTATTACACtctaaccaacttgggttggtcagCATCCGTTGGCTTAAACAAGTGTTGAAAGTTCGAATCCGATCCTGTGTATGCAACAACCTATTAGCCAGTAATAAATTCTTAAATGGAGTTCAAAGGAATATAGTAGAAAACCAAATAACCTATTACCTCTAACTAACACTTTGTTATATCCTTGTTTGTTTTAATATTGTGGATTTATCATTATTTAGTGTTAGTGTTAATGACCTAATTTTCATGAAAAATTTGCACATATTTATCTGAAGGGAGAATTCTAACATAAACTTGGTACTAGGGGTGCACAAGATCCGGTCCGGCTCGAAGACTCGGACCGGACCCAATGATTTCGGGGCTAATTTGGCCCGGCTTCGTTATGACCCGGTCAGATCCGAGGTTTCAATAGATGGTCCCGGTTATTTATTAAATCGGGTTCGGGCCAAGTCTCGGGTCACCCGGCCCCGGCCCGTTAGACCCGTGTAGTTGTTTGCtacttaatattttgttgttattggTTGGTATGatactataaattattattattatgttaatctTGTGTTGGTTGTTAACTTTGTTTTAATtgtcttttgaactttgaatgttTAATgtgtaattgatataattattattatgaaactttaaattattattattagattctaaattattattatgcgAATGTTGCATTGTTatggaataattattttttaaaatttagaggttCAAAAGATGTAGAATCTAATTTTTGGTAATGTCGTGATAAAGTTGATCAAGACCCGAGCTTCACCCGGTCTAGACCCGGCTTAAGTGTGGCCCGAAAGTAAcacgatttcatcgggtctagggtcgggtaagggtctcataAATAGACCCGATCATTATTTAGGGTCGGATTCGGGTCACGGcgaacccggcttcacccggccccatgtgcacccctacttGGTACATTACATAATACactaactttgaaaaaaaaaaagagaaaaacacattcATATAAAGTCATAATGTTTGTCCTATTTTGTAGTTCTCTTGGACAAAACCTCTTGTGTAGTACTTACATTGGGGAGAATATATTTGCTATCCTCATTGCCATCTTTGGATTGGTTCTGTTCTCATCACTCATTGGAAACATGCAGGTATAAATCATTCTTGGCTACAACtattattaattagtaataaagATCATATCAATCAATaaggcaaaagaaaaaaaaacctagaatacttcttgttgcttcttcttcaagaAATGAATTCATTACTTTATTTGTGTTGAACATGGTTGTTGTAGAAATATCTACAATCTACAACTGTAAGAGTTGAAGAGATGAGGATCAAAAGGAGGGACGCGGAGCGGTGGATGTCGCACCGGATGCTACCGGATTGCATAAGAGAAAGGATCAGAAGGTATTTGCAGTACAAATGGCAACAGAATAGGGGTGTTGAGGAGGAAGCATTGATTAGAAACCTTCCTAAAGATCTCAGAAGAGACATTAGGCGTCATCTTTGCTTGAAATTACTTACAAGAGTAAGTTTTTTCGTCTTTTGAAGTCATCTAATTAATAATGCAAACTATTTTATACAGTCAACTAATCATAtcatggtgaaaactcaggtgcagtcgacttcacatgaagttgatagctgagagttgctagatgaaaatttagtcaaatcagtcaaatcatctaacgactctcaattatcaacttcacgtgaagtcgattgcACTTGAGTTTCCACCTCATATTATacgttttttattatttataacaacGTATTACATGTTATTATATAGTATGTAATGATTTAACTTTCAGTTCATTTTAATGCTCATCTTTCTACAGTTGTATTTGATAAGTGTctcaacataaaaaataataagagaaaaataaaaaataaaaaaatgtcttGATTCTATTTATGTTGTCATTTGTCAAATTGTGACTTTCTatatttgttttcttcttttggtAAAATTTGTATTCTCTGTTatctctttatttttagtttgacACAAGGTATAGCATTTCAAAATTCgctttttaatatttgaaaatgaaattcGTCAATCATTCTATTCGTCCATGTGGTTCCTTCGACACGTAGCATGCCATGTGGCAACAATATAAACAAATTCAAAATGAGAGAACGAAAATGATAATTCTTTAATGttaaggacaaaaataatacttaaaATTGACGATCAAAGTAAAGCTTTGCTGAATGTGTGATAGATTTATATGACTAGACTTATTCATTTGTTGTAGGTGCCAATGTTTGAGAACATGAACAAACAATTGTTGGATGCAATGTGTGACAGACTGAAGCCAGTTCTTTACACAGAGAAGAGCTACATAGTTTGCGAAGGCGATCCGGTCGACGAAATGCTCTTCATTATGCGGGGAAACCTCAGAACCGCCACGACAAATGGCGGCAGAACAGGCTTCTTCAACTCCTCTGAGCTGAGGGCTGGTGACTTCTGTGGAGAAGAGCTTTTGACATGGGCCTTGGATCCAAATTGCACACCAAGTTTACCAATTTCAACAAGAACTGTTGAAACCATATCTGAAGTTGAAGCTTTTGCTCTCATGGCTGATGACTTGAAGTTTGTTGCTTCGCAATTTCGAAGAGTTATAAACAGCAAACAACTCCAGCATACTTTCAGGCAAGCCTTCATAACCATGCATCATTTCAATTCATGTGGAAAAGTGTTATACATAATAGAACATAAGGTGCATAGAAGCATAAATCATCACCAGAAACTACCATGCCTTTTGTTTAAATACCACTTATGCTGATCACACTTACAGACATGAAACACGACACAAGACGagactttcattttttttttttgcaaaaatcaacatatattataaaatataaattattttttaaatatttttagtgtctttaaaattatacaaaacataatttttgtattaataaatgataatatattattatttgtaaattcatttaaaaaatttagattgaAAATAAGATTCCACATCAAATAGTATTTGAGTGTCATGTCTAAAATATATCTGATACGCAGTCTCGATAATTCAactaaattttcatgttttgtaacAATAGATACATTTCTACTAGAATCTTTTCTGTCTTAACTcctaaacatgaaaaaaaaatgataaactcTAAGGGtcagtacttttattaaaatctgaccagtacttaaccagcaaaaaaaatgagtaatctcacaccattagatGTAGGAAAAGTCCaggaccagcaacttttgtgttttctggccagcacttaaccatcaaaacaaaagtgagtgatctcccaccattagatgtaatctcacaccattaaaaacactattgatggtcaattaatggttacaaaacaccaaaattgctggccccctagtaTTCCTCAtagtaatctcacactattaaaaaacactaataatggctaattaatgactataaatcacaaaaCCTATTGGTTCCTAACactcttaaaaaaaaatagaatacaagAGTAAGTATGGTACATATGGTTCACATATCCTTATTACTAAGCAATGTGTGTGCAGATTCTACTCCTTACAATGGAAGACATGGGCAGCATGTTTCATCCAAGCAGCATGGCGAAGATACCGGAAGAAGAAGGCAGAGAGAGTGTTGCGCGAAGCCGAAGAGGTGCAATCTTTTGGAATGGAGGATGGATATAGCAACAACAGCAGCTCATCATCACCAAGCTTTGTTGCCACAGTTTATGCACAAAAGTTTGCAGCCAATGCTCTTAGACCCATAAGAAGTGGCAAACGCACCAACAAAGTTCCGCCTCCGACACAGAGGTTACTACCACTTCTGCCTCAGAAACCAGCTGAACCAGACTTCACCTCTCAGAAGCATTAAAAGCCAACAATATTGAATCGGTTAGGCTCtgatattatattagaatttagtGGACATAACTCAGCCTTGAAAGCTAGTTCAAGGGCTGAAGAATGTCTTGAACTTATAAACATTATAGAAACGTTATCCTTAAGAGTGAGAGTGGTAATAAATTTCAAGTATATGTTGCAGTTGTGTGTGTAAATACTGTACCTGGAAAGTGTTAAGAAAAAGTTTCATACAACTTTATATGGATATGCCATGAAAGCAAATCAGCACTAAGAATTTTTCTGGTGATAGTTTTCTGCCAAGTTGAAAGAAGGCCAAGTTTTGATTGAAGAACTATTCAATAACCAATTTGTAAACCAACCATTATTATACACATATTTTATGATAATtgacaaaaaaaatgataaacaaataaaaaaaatgtgattaatgTGAAAGAAACACCATTAGATTTTTCTTCACGGATGTTTGAGTATAAATGATATAGTAGAAATTAGAAAAACACTAATATCAACAATGTGCAGCCAAAATTAAGGCCCCATTTCACGTGATATTATTTTCAAATAGTAGACACAAATATTTTGTCGTAGCTAGCTGAATTCCaccgctttttatttttaatattgggacTGTAGTGGTGTTTTTTGTATGGATACCACAAATCTAAGGGTTAAATttgtagtttttaaatttttttttaaaatacaaatttgagGGTTAGATTTATATcgtagtatttaaaattttttttaaacatactAATCGGATCCTCCAATTTgcttaagaacaaaaaatttatCTCACCACAAATCGAACTGTCTAATTTGTGCACTATAGAAATCTAACCCTCCAATTTCTCAAATCTGAGGTCCgatttgttatttaaaattaaaaaaaaaatttaacccatattaaagaaaaagacaccaATTAACCATGATACTGGTTTAcacaatttttttccatttttaaaaaaattaaccgaATTCCACACTTCTGGTCCATATTCCACCAAGTGATATTATTTTATCTTAAAGTGAAAGTTGGATGTTGAAAGATGAACGTGAAAATCATATGAAGATACCATTTTTTGATTATGATCTGTATTCAATAACATCACTCCAAAGTCCACTTCTCGGTCAATGCTACATCCttcattttacttttctttttgtatgtatgtccccccccccccccccctctttttttctcatctctctctctctctcataatcATTGCTGCATGAACTCAATGCCTGTGATTATGCTTCTGTTAAGGCTGTTTTTACTACTGTAGAACTTTCTATTTTCAGAAAATTTTCACCATATCTGCTTTGGTTTCTGGTAAGGAAGTTAAATGCAGATGGCACTTTCCCTTTCTTTGTGTTTCTCCCTCTCTTTCTACTCTTTTCAGAATAGGGTTTTGGACTTTGGCTCATGATTCTTGAAGATGAAATGAATCAgatttcctttcttttttaattatatatatttttttgtttctcgATGCTTTATTTGAAGGTTGACTTGACACCTAAGTTGTTGACTTCTTCTGGttggttttatatttttgcaaCATCAATTTCAAAGTTATAAATTATtgacatatatttttttaaaaagaaaataaagcttaAAATTTTCTCACTTAATGAATGCAGAATAGCAGCAGAAGCATCATCATGGCTGCAAAGGAACAGAAGTTTGAAAGGTTTGTTTGGTCAAAGCCTGGTTTTGCCAAAACTATTGCACTTTTATTTCCTTATAATAGAAAATACGTTATTGACTTATTTTTCATATCCTTCACTCAGAGAATGTTCATGTCAATGATTTTCCTAAGAAAAATGATCAAATTCACCTACAACAATCTTTTTTAGACACAACTAAAAGTTGTTGGACAATTTTTTTAGAGCAACTGCACTACGAATCCCACTCATTCTATCTCTTAACTTTGTTTTGCTTCCTgtttttcagaaattacaaacCTTTCAAGAAGTTGAAGTAAAACTGCATTTTTAATAGCTGTACAAATAGCCGAAtaacatttttgtttttcttcaatTCACAAGACTGAGATCCCTTGTATAAGGGGAAATAAGTGCCAAAACACTTGACTCAACCAAGACTTGAGACAATTCATGCTTCAAGTAAGATTGATGCTATTATGATTATTAATTAGACTACCTTCTGTCCTAGTTGCCTAGTTTTGGCAAGTCCCAGAATTGGATAAAGAACAATATAGTTAACTTCCATATTGGTGGTTCAAGATCTTGACTTCACTCGGTCACAGATTTTGTTCATCCAGAATTCGGGCTAACAAGAAACAATGTTGCATACCATGTAGAGGCTTTATCTTATGGTTTTTGCTGTTTTTGGAAACTAGgttttacttagttttttttttttttttttttttttttttttttttttttttttttttttttctatgcagGCTTGAGGATTTGAGATCAGATTCATCTGTGAGTATTGAGAAGAATGATTCAGCTAGTCATGAATTCAACAAAAGATTGGTTACTAAGAGAAAAGTTCTTAATCCACATGAGCCACTACTTCAGAAATGGAACAAAATATTTGTGATCACATGTGTCATGGCAATCTTTGTGGACCCTCTTTTCTTTTACATCTCAGTTATCAATGACAAGGGAAAATGCCTCAAATTGGATGAAACACTGAAGATCACCACATGTGTCCTTCGCACATTCTTTGATCTTTTATATGTTCTTCGTATCATCTTTCAGTTTAGAACTGGGTTTATTGCCCCTTCTTCTCGAGTGTTCGGAAGGGGTGAGTTAATTGATGACAGTATTGCTATAATGAAAAGATACTTAACTTCAAATTTCATCATTGACATTCTATCAATTATTCCACTTCCACAGGTATCTGCCTCTTCTACTCATTCACTAATCCTTAAGTTAGCAATGCGTGTGTTTTTGTATATCATTAGTTACCTTCAGAGGAAAACATTTTACATTTTTACTATAACAAGTACCATGGAATCCAAAATATATGAAGGCATCAGGAACAATATTTTGCAGTTTAGCTTGATGTGAAAAACATTATTTGATGCCAGTTTTAACAAATTTAATGTGTTCATAGATGATCATCTTACCTATCATACCAGTTCCAAAACGCACTCTTCCATATCTGGCTCAGAATATGCTGAAGTACACAATAATTGTTCAGTATGTGCCAAGGCTTCTGCGGCTTTATCTACTACTCAAAGAAATAACCAACGCTTTTGGCACACTGACTGAGACGGCATGGGTTGGAGCTGCTTATAATCTTCTTCTCTGTATGCTAGCAAGTCATGTAAGCTAATTTTATTGCTAAATATTACCTCTCCTGAACACGTATCATCTTCTATCAAGCACAGTTTTATGACCACCAAGAACATGTTGCATACCAGGTAGTTGGAGCTTTTTGGTATCTGTTTTCGGTGGAATCAGAGGTCCGGTGTTGGCACACAAAGTTGAAGCACACTAAATTCTCTGCTGAGTCCTACCTTAGCTGTGGACAACACTACAAACAAGATGTTTTATCACTTTTGAACAGTTCAAACACTTGCCCTTACATTGATATTGATCCTCAAAACAGCAAAGACCCAACAGTTTTCGATTTCGGGATATTTACACCAGCTCTGAAGTCTCATGTGGTAGAATCAACTACAGGTTTTACTCAGAAGTTCTTCTTCTGCTTTTGGTGGGGTTTGCGCAATTTAAGGTTTCTGAACATAACTTTTCTGTTCTTCACTTGCATGCAATATTCATGTTTTATAAACTTTTGATATTCTTTTAGTTCATAATTTCATTCCTAGTGTTTCTATAATTTATCATTCATTACTTCTTATTTGAAGAGACAACTTAAAATCATTCCTAAAGTCAGATTGTTATATTATTTTGCAGTTCTCTTGGGCAAAATCTCCTGGGTAGTACTTACATTTGGGAGAATATCTTTGCTATCTTTATTGCGATCTTTGGATTGGTTCTGTTCTCATCACTAATAGGAAACATGCAGGTGATTTTTTAGTTAGGACTACAATCATATAAAAGACCTTGTCgtcttaggctgcgtttgtttacaagCACAGTACACTGAGACATAAAATCATGTTTGGCAAGTGAGACATAGACACAGACATTTATGTCCTGAGAcactaaattaatgtattttgtatTCTTTTTGATAAGAGAGACACAGAGACACCAGTAAgaggacacaacttattttattatttttcctctCAATGTCcctattaatttttcataattacatttttttactattatatttttttcctaaATTTTGTGTAAGAAAGAAAATGCGTATAAATTGGACTTTTTATAATTTGTTTCAACTTATATGGTTTATCAccaaagaaaatacaaaacacTAATTTTTTGTGTCTCTATCTTTTATGTCATGTTTTTAGCATCCTATCTTTTTCTGTTTTCAAAACCAAACATAGCCTAACAGACATACATAGATAATTCACGAGTCATCCTCCACCAGATTTTAAACATGGGAAAACAGCAGTCACCTAGAAAGACTGACTAAACTAGTTTTGAACTGCTGCACCACTTGTAATGAATTTATGTATTGTTACAGAAATATCTACAATCTACAAGCATAAGTGTTGAAGAGATGAGATTTGAAGAGATGAAAATCAAAAGGAGGGAGGTAGAGCACTGGATGTCCTACAGAATGATACCTAGCTCCTTGAAGGAAAGAATCAGAAGGTATGATAAATACAAATGGCAACAAAATAGGGGTGTTGAGGAGGAAGCATTAACTGGAAGCTTCCCTAAAGATCTCAGAAGGGACATAAAGCGCCATATTTGCTTGCGGTTAATTAGAAGAGTGAGTACATCCATTTATAAAATGGAAATGTTTTATGCTGACAATCATTCAAACAATAAAAGTCAATCAAGTTTTATGATGTGGTATTATATATATGATTCAATGAATTCTGAAAAATATTTTAGACTTATATTATCTACGCTGAGTAATGAAaagaaaatttcatatttttgtttCTCTAGGTGCCAATGCTTGAGGCCATGAACAACCAGTTATTGGATGCAATGTGTATTAGAATGAAGCCATTCCTTTATACAGAAGACAGCTACATTGTTTGTGAAGGAGATCCGGTCGAAGAAATCCTCTTCATTATGGATGGAAGCCTTGCTTCTGTAACAACAAATGGAGGGAGATCTAGTTTCTTCAACTGTTTTCTCAAGGCTGGTGACTTTTGTGGAGAAGAGCTTTTGGCATGGGCCTTGGATCCTAACTCCTCAAATCTACCCATTTCAACTAGAACAGTACAGACTTTGACAGGAGTTGAAGCCTTTGTTCTCATGGCTGATGACTTGAAGCTTGTTGCTATTCAGTTTCAACGTCTTATGAACATCAAACAGCTCCAACACACTTTCAGGCAAGGCTTGACAATTAGTTCATATTTTTCCTCCTTGATAAGATAATGCATCATTGCATTTTCATAGTTGTGTTACAtgtattcttcacctttccttgtACATTAGGCCAACTCAGTTCCTTCTACCATTGGATAAGTGTGTGGAATCCAAATCACTTGGGCCTTATACTAATCCAatggtagaaagtagagtgattaaACTTAATGTACAAGAAAGGGTGgagtattaaataaataaataaacgttTCTCCAACTTTACATTCTGGTGTAGAAGTGTTGAAACAGGGAACTTGGTGATGAAATAATCCAAAACTACAACTTCTATTTAGATTCTGGTAGTAATTTGGTTAGAACTTAAAACACCCTATCAATTATTATTTGGTCTAAACAACCATCATCGTTTAAAGTCTTCTCATATGGTGCTAGAGTTGAGTTGGTTTGCAATGTGATTAAGACTTCCCATTGctagtttttttattttgattttgtattttttttttttaaagttcaaACGAATCAAATCCGCAACTTTCTTTAAAGGAAACAACATCCAATGTAATTGAATCACCAATGAGTCAATACTCACACACAAGTTATCAATAATATCAATAGCAAAAAACACCATTTGAACCATATAGTAGAAGCTATCATTCATAATTGCATTTGCATGTAGAAAAAAA is drawn from Arachis hypogaea cultivar Tifrunner chromosome 12, arahy.Tifrunner.gnm2.J5K5, whole genome shotgun sequence and contains these coding sequences:
- the LOC140176940 gene encoding cyclic nucleotide-gated ion channel 1-like isoform X1; its protein translation is MTEKKFVRFEDWRSDSSTSIIEKYDLSTDGFFKRKVIKKPGATPTNNKSDGKESTNKKCCTKIKVLDPQGPLLQKWNKIFVIICVMAISVDPLFLYIPVINEEKKCLSLDKRLEIVACALRTFFDLFYIIRILFQFRTGFIAPSSRVFGRGELIHDTKAIVIRYLCSDFIIDILSIIPLPQMYILAILPIPSSTFPYKVKNMLKFTILAQYVPRLLRLYLLFKEVTSTCGILTETAWAGAAYNLFLYMLASHVVGAFWYLFSIEAEVRCWHKVVKFHNYSSYVYLSCGGMANNNPQVQLLLSKDNYCQLENPDDIKDQNVFNFGIYTQALMAHIVGSSTDFPQKFFFCFWWGFRNLSSLGQNLLCSTYIGENIFAILIAIFGLVLFSSLIGNMQKYLQSTTVRVEEMRIKRRDAERWMSHRMLPDCIRERIRRYLQYKWQQNRGVEEEALIRNLPKDLRRDIRRHLCLKLLTRVPMFENMNKQLLDAMCDRLKPVLYTEKSYIVCEGDPVDEMLFIMRGNLRTATTNGGRTGFFNSSELRAGDFCGEELLTWALDPNCTPSLPISTRTVETISEVEAFALMADDLKFVASQFRRVINSKQLQHTFRFYSLQWKTWAACFIQAAWRRYRKKKAERVLREAEEVQSFGMEDGYSNNSSSSSPSFVATVYAQKFAANALRPIRSGKRTNKVPPPTQRLLPLLPQKPAEPDFTSQKH
- the LOC140176940 gene encoding cyclic nucleotide-gated ion channel 1-like isoform X2, which codes for MTEKKFVRFEDWRSDSSTSIIEKYDLSTDGFFKRKVIKKPGATPTNNKSDGKESTNKKCCTKIKVLDPQGPLLQKWNKIFVIICVMAISVDPLFLYIPVINEEKKCLSLDKRLEIVACALRTFFDLFYIIRILFQFRTGFIAPSSRVFGRGELIHDTKAIVIRYLCSDFIIDILSIIPLPQMYILAILPIPSSTFPYKVKNMLKFTILAQYVPRLLRLYLLFKEVTSTCGILTETAWAGAAYNLFLYMLASHVVGAFWYLFSIEAEVRCWHKVVKFHNYSRSSTDFPQKFFFCFWWGFRNLSSLGQNLLCSTYIGENIFAILIAIFGLVLFSSLIGNMQKYLQSTTVRVEEMRIKRRDAERWMSHRMLPDCIRERIRRYLQYKWQQNRGVEEEALIRNLPKDLRRDIRRHLCLKLLTRVPMFENMNKQLLDAMCDRLKPVLYTEKSYIVCEGDPVDEMLFIMRGNLRTATTNGGRTGFFNSSELRAGDFCGEELLTWALDPNCTPSLPISTRTVETISEVEAFALMADDLKFVASQFRRVINSKQLQHTFRFYSLQWKTWAACFIQAAWRRYRKKKAERVLREAEEVQSFGMEDGYSNNSSSSSPSFVATVYAQKFAANALRPIRSGKRTNKVPPPTQRLLPLLPQKPAEPDFTSQKH